GATGTACTGCTGCGAGTAGTTGTCTAGTGAGCGAGATATTTGGAGTAATATTTCCGAATAGTCCTCCGTCTGAGGAGCGTTTCGTATTAGTTCACTGCTTGCCTAAGGATATcgttacgaaaacaaaaatagaagaattataattcgaaacaatttcaaagtTCGATTGATATTGAAATCAGTTTCAGAAAGGAAAGTGAACTAAATATAATCAACCAAATGAAATAAAGCTAGCGTTTGTCTACCTCGTCCAGACGGCCACAGTCCTGCAACTCCTGAAGCTCTTTCGCGACGTACTCATAGAAATCGCGCTTCTTCGTATCCAGCTGCGTCTGCAGAGCCGACAGCTGTCGCACTAATATGTCTACCTGGACTCACGGTAACGGAAGTGTGTAAAGAAGCGatacaacacaaaacccaTTCGGCGATGGTGATAAAACaaagggaaaattaaatgaaataaaaatgaataaatcaatACAGAACAGAACACAAGTTAATAGCAAATGAATGTAGCACTGCCACAGCTAGCTAAGTAAGGATCAGGAAATATCCGTTGAATCATAGGAACGTTTCTTACTTGCGTCTTTTCATTGCTTTTCTCCCATAGTACCATCTCCTTCCGTGCCATCAGCTCCCCGATCCGACAGTCCAAAATAGTCAACCGATCGCGCTTGGTACTTTCCAGCCGTTCCAGCTCTTCGGTGCACAGTTTAATCTTATGCTTAAACTGTTCGTGCATACGCGTACGCTCCAGATTCAGCTGACGCAGCGCATTTTCGATCGTTTGCAAAATCTTCCGATGTTCATCCTGCAGCTCGGCATCCTCCCTGCTCGGTGTATACTGCCGGAAACGGAAGGCGTTTTGCGGTGAGGGCATAGTGCCACCACCAAATAAGCTCAGCGAAGATCCACCGTCGTCGTCACTTAGAAAGCTAGCGCATAGGTTTTCGCGCGACACTGCAATCAGCGAGAGGCGCGACAGATCGAGCCGAGACGATCGCTGCTGATGATTGTGCTCTTGACGCATTTTGGCCGCCTCAGCCGGATTGTTGTAGCGGAACATGTTCGTCCGGCCCAGCAACAATATATCGCCCTGACTAATCGCGGTCGGTACTTCGATAATGCTCGCGTTTAACAAACAGGTAGCGTTCGGATTAGGATAAATGGTCGCATTACCATTCGACAGCACGATACGACAGTGCTCCGGTGCGATACCGATACCGTTCAGCGAAATGTCCTGCGGATATGCCGCCTCATCGGTGCCGATCGTGGTTTCACCTTCCTTCAAGCTGTACAGCGTCACACCGGTGCTAATATCATCGTGGATGCCAATCAGATGCGGCATCTCAGAGTCGAGCACCACACCGACACCCGATTTGCGCAAACCTAGCGAACGCTGCTCGCGTAAAATCGTTTGCGCCTCGCGCCATTTCTCCGTCCACTCCTCGGTCAGCACCTTTTCCTGGGCTTCCTTTTTGTGCAGATCTTCCAGCACCTTGAGCTGGGGCTCGAGAGCGGCACCGCTGTCGCTCGAGAGCATCAACTTCAGCTTGTATATCTCATCACGCAGCTCGCGAATCAGCTTCACATTTGGATCCTCGTTGATCGTCGGcttgttgatgatgttcttCGCCCGGTTTGCGTACCGTAGCGTACTGAGCGTTTCGCTGTAGTTTACATCTGCCGGTGAGATGGCTGCGATCATGATCGTTTTACTGTTGCCACCCAAACTGTCCTTCAGCAGCCACGTCAGGATGGAATCACGATACGGGATGTACAGCACGCGTTTGTTGTTGGTCGGATTCGTTTGCTCGGCCAGTGCGGAAATAACACTGCCCAGTGTTACCAGCGACTTGTTAATGTGGGCGCCCTCCTTCAACCTTTGCCCGGTAGCACCCGTTGCGTTGGCTCGCTCGCTTCCGGCCAAATCCACCAGATGGATCTTCGACACGGTTTCGCTTGGCAAATCGTTGAGGTAGCGTGCCTGGACGAAGGTTATGGTGAAGATCGCATGGCTTCGACTGCTCGTATCGTTCATGTTCGTGCTGGCTGTCGTTCGCTGGATATTACCCTGTATCATACAATTCTGTATCTCCGAATAGTCCGACACCGGATGCTGGGACAGGCTTTCCACGTACGGTCCAAGCGTGCGGTGTTCGCGCACACGCAAACCATGCCCAGCACCGCTAGGTCCGAGCAGATCCTTTACCCGCTCGTTGTAAATTTCCAGATAGGAGCACTGCGTTTTGTATCCCGTACCCTCCTCCTGGCCCAGCTTCATGCGTGCAAACAGTGACCGACAGATGCGCGGGATAAGTCCTTGCGCTTCCGGTGTGCCCATCATCGTGAACGTTTTGCCACTTCCCGTCTGGCCGTACGCGAACACGCATGCATTGTAGCCCTGGAACGCACAGTCCACTATCTCCGTACCCAGATCGTCGAAAACGGTTTCCTGGGGCGTAAAATGGGGATCGTGCTCGTCCACCGACCAGTACGAATGATCAAACGTGAAGTCGTTAAACGGATCCTGGGCCGCACGGGACGCGAGATCGCCCCGTATGCCATTGCTAATGCCAAGTTTCGGTTTCAGCAAACGAGTCTTCTTCCCGTCCATCTGCACGATGAGCTTTGCGCCGAGTTCATGTTCTCTGTTggaatagaacaaaacaagcataGTATGAATACAATGAATGTCTCCTAcattggatatttttttttacaaacttatacacaaaatttcaaaaactaGTCTCCTTCCTCTAATCAAACACGAGATTTAAGATATGAATAGTCAGCAGATGCAGGTCAGGTCTCATGAAAATCCGGTGCAATTCTCTAAACATATGCCGCCCATGTTCAATGTTTCAAAAATACCCAGAATTTCCTGAAAATATTAAACCTGTTTTGACCagccttgaaatatttattagttGTTCTATACAAAAGCGACTTGTTCGTTAGCAGAAGTGCCCAATTATTCGAGTCGAGTCTATACTTCCCCATGAAAATACTCCAATAATTGAGGTAGTTCGATTTTTCACTGTTTCCCAGTTCATTTAAGCCTTTCAAAAGTTTCTCAGTGTGAATTTATCTCTCTCAAatcaaaaaagttaaatttcatttcagtgGTTACATTACATTGCGAAACTAAAGCCATCCCAGTTTCTAGTGGCTAATGATCTCAGACAAATATCGATCTGATTGCTTTGTCATAGCTCGATCTTTCTATCAAATCGTTCGCCCAATCTATTTTCAATTGACCCACAAAACTCCATCAGTAAGTAGCAGTTTTCCACACCCAAGGGGGCGTTGTTGATCGTCCAAATCAGCCAATGTTTCGTTCGCAGTCCAACACTCTTGCTACAGCTCCTACAGCCAGAAAAgggaagagcaaaaaaaaaaaaaaacaaaccccatccCGACACACAATCAGCTCTCAACGAAGCATAGGGGAAGCTTAGCGTGATTTAGCGATAATTCATTACTGTAGCACTTTTTTGTCTGTTGGTATGATTCACTTCCGGCattgcaaatgaagaaaaaatatatatacactTTCGTTTGCCGAAAACCTCCCCTTATGGTCATTGATTGGAGTTTAGTGGGAACCTCACCCATCACAAGCATGGGTGCGGAGCCCGATAATCATGACGGCTTCGTGCTGGTGCGTTCCTTTTTTGGTTGCTTGATAATGAACTATAACCACCAACCGGCACCGGGTCTCTGATTCGTTTCATCGGCCTGGGCGGAAAGAGAGCTGTTTGTCGGTGCTGATCTCATAAGTTCTCTATTTAATGGTAcagtattttgggggctttacgAAAATAGTTTACTAAAGCAAAAAATGGGAACAGAAATTGCAGTAATCAAGggattattttacattttaaacagTACAAACATATGCGTTGTTATTGTGGAAAGGACAGATTTCCgatttttgcaataaaaaagaaactgcgATAAGAAACTAACAAACCCAGCAAAGCCTATGACGTAAGCTTTTGTTAACGGTTGAAGATGCTCGAGCTTCCCAGCCATTGATAAACGGCATCgtaattattgaaattattacCAATAATCGAAAAGCCCCGGAAGTAACCAGGTGCGCCACCATCCGTTTAAGTCCGTGATTTTGCTAAACGCAAACGAGTTACGTCGCGATGGTAAGACGTAAGGTTTGCAACTATTCACCGCAGTGGCCCGGCTTAGGTCGATTCGCCTCCACCGCCGAATTGCATCACCGTCTGGCGGGTTGTTTTGCCGACTGCGGGGCGGTGCGATTGTccgtagaagaaaaaaaaacaaaaccgcaacTCTCATTACCAGCAACCGACCGATTGGATTGGATTCATATAATCCTCACCAAAAATTGACCTATAGATAGCGAGAGCGACCATTCGCAAACACCGATTGATTCATATTCCGAAAGTGAATGTGAAACTGGGAAACGCAATGTATATTAATTAAGCAGTGGCACTGCTGCGTTAGCGCTTAGCGTGTGCAGCTTATCTCCTGCCAGTGTAGCATCCATCGGCtggacaaacacacaacacagcacacaacaaaataataatcctAAAATTAATACGAGCAAAAGAAAGCAGTCAACTGCAATCGACCATCACATTAGATGGAACTTGTTAATGGAATTAAAAGCAagcaatttgtttcttttgctgataaaaaatattttccttttggtCGTAGATTCATCTTTCTTCctgaatttgttttaatatgttattttaaaatagaatTATCAGCCTCATTAGGTAGTCCTGTACatggaatgtgtgtttatttattttttaatttcatgcaTCAATTAGTCATGTACGCCAGATTGGTGTACGCTCATAAAATTCCATTTTGTTGATACGGTCAATCATTAAAGATTGTTAAACGAAACTGGTGCAGATGCTGTTCGTGTTAGCTAGCTTTGCTGTGTCATTTGCTTTTTGACCTATCATTCAGTATGATAGGTCGTTGATCATTGATAACAATGTTGGCAATATATTTCATGCGATTTAACGTCGTCAGTCTTACAGGGATGCGATCATGATAATTGGGTATAGTATTAGTGCCCAGCTGTATGAGATTACGAAGAGCTGTTATCAACTGTGCAAACCTTATCACTCACATATGCTATTAAACTAACATTCGTTCCAATTCCAATCAATCAAGTATTGGGTGAGTTAGATTCAAATGTTTTAGTCTGAATGATTCTTTTAAAGAAGTGAATAACTCTGAATCACTATTAACATGATCCTTAAGATTGATGAGCCACGGAGGGGCAATAAATCTTCAAAGTTTCATGATCGTATGAAGATTATCTCAAGAGCAATATATTTATAAGATTTCCTGTACACTccaaaacatcctttttgacCAATTACTTATGAATGTAAAGAGTTGTGATCTATTTTCAACATATTTTGTTGTGATGATTTTATAAAGCTTTAACTAAATGGTTAAGAAAAAAGTTCACATATTAGGTAATCATAGACAAAAGTACCTTCTTAACagtaacaaacacaacaaatagaccatcattctctctctctgtctctcgcTCTCTATTTATCGCACAACATCTTGAATGTTATAACATTTGTTACAACATTGCTCGCTATATTGTTGCCGGTGTTGTATGGCTGGGTGGTGACAAACATCATAAACTTATATACTTCTTCGATCGCATTTAATGTGCGAAGCACACCACCAGACAATGTCTGCACTTTTAGCGTGGCCCGCAAAATGTCTGGCAGCGTACAATTCGCCATGTGCCAGTTTCATGTTTCCCCCCCTCGTGCGATGAAACAGTAGTAGCCTGTTCCAATCTTTG
This region of Anopheles marshallii chromosome 2, idAnoMarsDA_429_01, whole genome shotgun sequence genomic DNA includes:
- the LOC128717910 gene encoding kinesin-like protein Klp98A; this translates as MLVLFYSNREHELGAKLIVQMDGKKTRLLKPKLGISNGIRGDLASRAAQDPFNDFTFDHSYWSVDEHDPHFTPQETVFDDLGTEIVDCAFQGYNACVFAYGQTGSGKTFTMMGTPEAQGLIPRICRSLFARMKLGQEEGTGYKTQCSYLEIYNERVKDLLGPSGAGHGLRVREHRTLGPYVESLSQHPVSDYSEIQNCMIQGNIQRTTASTNMNDTSSRSHAIFTITFVQARYLNDLPSETVSKIHLVDLAGSERANATGATGQRLKEGAHINKSLVTLGSVISALAEQTNPTNNKRVLYIPYRDSILTWLLKDSLGGNSKTIMIAAISPADVNYSETLSTLRYANRAKNIINKPTINEDPNVKLIRELRDEIYKLKLMLSSDSGAALEPQLKVLEDLHKKEAQEKVLTEEWTEKWREAQTILREQRSLGLRKSGVGVVLDSEMPHLIGIHDDISTGVTLYSLKEGETTIGTDEAAYPQDISLNGIGIAPEHCRIVLSNGNATIYPNPNATCLLNASIIEVPTAISQGDILLLGRTNMFRYNNPAEAAKMRQEHNHQQRSSRLDLSRLSLIAVSRENLCASFLSDDDGGSSLSLFGGGTMPSPQNAFRFRQYTPSREDAELQDEHRKILQTIENALRQLNLERTRMHEQFKHKIKLCTEELERLESTKRDRLTILDCRIGELMARKEMVLWEKSNEKTQVDILVRQLSALQTQLDTKKRDFYEYVAKELQELQDCGRLDEASSELIRNAPQTEDYSEILLQISRSLDNYSQQYIREFVRRNRDELSKYETELNEKEQLLAESTQKIADLDQKIQELMQQNRDLLQQRTQQELEQIQQKKLSMTLNLTHTNGEADGENGMGERTDLLLGVNRAGTLETCDTFHTANSDCSFVSALNTPALHSLNQLIPTPSSTEDGTESDTGDRDYEEAVSNGGLHGGMSDSGVSFETNKATDTAAVLLAEADENESEGSVAGQNGPGSGTAKLLFQSDDHCLLLATSSTPNPKYGGKKMPATTTTVIVTDGNGLLKSNQQQSPRLRHKSSDSDEERTTVTTMSSTGTPGSNRLKLSLPNRNRSNNSKSSSMRTEIFDIRHGIHPLRVSSVSSGTDGSHEEEDDEEDQTGRRRHEDDEEERRSRGSSIDNSSITSSTANLILCEMNHLRESIASKKAEIMKILETNGDKKMLDGKIGELQDLQKRIVQLEIKIQDVEKSCLSDGELQLDSMRDIPESFTDSDDSRVGNSCIYPGYIRSREQNSIYAPSVTRSLPSMEGTYRSDHAINIPTYIIRGAGKQTHYEYEVKINLPDERWTLLRRYSRFRELHLTMKKLYGDKIATIPFPRRELFASNTESVAKTRRRQLESYLRRLLVVCAKIPHCSIYEGEGRPGLTKQTLIEFHPFFKKGLFETGKHGTG